Part of the bacterium genome, AGGGCACTTGCGGGCGTGGGGACACGCCCGCCCACGCGACTGCTTGTCGCTCTGCTCGTCCTCGCCCTCGGGCCGCTCGTCCAGGCCGCCGAGTTGCAGGACAACCTCTACACCGGCGTCTCCACCGAGGTCGTGACACCGCACCTCACCTGGGCCAAGCCATACGCGGGCGGGACGACGCGGGTGCTGGTGATCGCGCCCGCCTGGAGCCAGCGCGAAACGGTTGAGCTGCAGCAGCGCTTCGACTTCGACTGCCGCGCGGTCATGACCGAGACGCACATGAACCTGGCGCAGGAGGCCGGCTTCCTCGCGCCGGACAAGGTGGCCCTGCGCTTCGACCAGGGGCTGGCCTGGAAGCCGGATGTCATCGTCATCGGCGGGCTGAACTGGGGGATGCTGCTGCTGGAGCACCGGGCGGAGATCCTCCGGCAGGTCCAGGCAGGCGCGGGGCTGGTCTACGTCGGCCCGCCCAAGAACGACGAACTGGCGCAGCTCTTCAGCCGCGGCGTCGAGGACCGCGGCGTGACCATCGCCGCCGGTCTGCCATGGGACCTGCTGACTGCCTTCCGTGAGCGCCGGATCGCCGACGTCATCCAGAGCGGCACGTTCGGCCAGGGCCGCTGGGTGGCGCTGCGCTACCAGACCAACTCGACCAACCAGTCGCTGACGCCGAGCCTGTGGCCGTGGCCCGCGCCCTGGGAATACGAGCCGTACATCGCGCTCGTCGGGCGCGCGGTGCTGTGCGCGGCGAAGCGCGAGCCCGCGTCGGTGCTGTCGCCGCCGCTGCAGGACGCCTTCGCCCAGGCCGATCTGCCCGCCACGCTGGTCGTGCCGGTGAAGCTGCCGGCAGACCGGCCGACGCGTGTGACCGGCTCCGTGCTGCGCGTGCCCAATGGGCCGTCGCAGCCGCTCGCACCCGCCGCCGTGGCGGAGGGGCAGGCACGACTGTCCCTGCCGGTGCTGCCCGATGGGCGCTACGTGGCACACCTCGTGGCTGCAGATGCGCAGGGCCGGGCGCTCGACTGGGGCAGCTTCCCCTTCACGGTGTCGGCCCCGCGCCAGGGTGTGCTGCACCTGCCGCAAGCCGCGTACGACGCGGGCGACACCATCAGCGGCGAGGTGACGCTGATCGCGCCGCTGGCGCCGGGGCAGTGGCTCCGCGTGCGGCTGTGGGACAACCACGGGCGCCTGCTGGGCGAGCAGCGGGGCGTGGCCGGGCAGGAGCTGAAGTTCAGCTTCCCCAACGTGCGGCCCCTCGGCACGTCCCTGGTGCGCCTGGAAGCGTCGGTCCTGGATCCGCGCGGCGCAGTGCGGACGAGCGCCGCGACCTTGCCGGTGCGCTACCGACAGCGCCCGGACTTCCACCTCGCCTGCTGGGAGGAGTCGGAGGTGGACTACATCTCCGGCCTGTGGTACCGGCGCTTCCGCGAGCTGGGGATGGATGCGATCTTCTACCGGGGCGACCGCAGCAACCGTGAGGCCGCCGCGCGGATGATCGCCGAGGCGGACCTCTTCGGCGCCTCGGCCTTTGCGGGGTACTACCCGAAGACCGAGCAGAGCGACCTGGGGCCGGTGCACAACCCGTGCCTACATGACCCGGCCTACCAGCAGGCCAGCCGCGAGGCAGCGGACAAGTCGCGGCCCTTCGCGCTCTGCGACAACCTGTTCTACCCCTCCGGCAGCGACGCCGGGATGCGCGGCAACTGCTTCTCACACCAGACGCTGGCGGCGTTCCGGCAGTGGCTGCAGGGGCGCTACAAGAGTCTGGAGGAGCTGAATGCGGCGTGGGGGACGACGTTTGGGAGTTGGGGGGCAGTGGTGCCCGACAGCCTCGACAGGGCGAAGGCGCGACTCGCGAACGGCGTCCTACCCCCTACCCCCTCCTTACAGGGAGGGGGATTCGCGTCGTGGGTGGAGCATACGCGCTTCATGGAGCAGAGCTACCGCGAGCATCTGCAGGATGTCACGCGGGAGATCAGGAGCTTCGACCCGCCGGCGCTGGTGGGCGAGGACGGCTATGGGCGGCTGAACTCGACCGACGGGGCCGACTGGTGGAACCTGCTGCACGACTGGGGCTTCGTCAACCTGTATACCTATCAGGACCCACCGCAGATGGAGATCGTGCGGTCGCTGGCGCAGAGCTGCCCGAACCTGAAGCTGCGCAGCCTGTACTGGGGGTCGTACGACGGGCAGTTCGGCAACCAGCGGTTCATGCGCTGGCTGCCCTGGTATGCCCTGCTGCATGACTACAACGGGCTGTTCTGGTGGATCGCCAACGGCAAGGCGACCTACGGCTCCGCGCCGGGGATCGCCGGGCCGGACTTCCGCCTCACGCGCACCTATGCCACGAGTCTGAACGAGGTCCAGGACATCCGGCGGGGCCTCGCCGAGCTGATCCAGCCCGCGCAGCGCCACCATGACGGCGTGGCGATCTTCTATGACCAGACGGCCGTCCATGCCGTCACGGCCTACAAGCACCCCTCGGCGCTGGTCAACGCCTACACGGTGTTCCAGGGCCTGCTGGAGGACCTGGGGCTGCAGTACGACTACGTCGCGGGGGCACAGGTGGAGCAGGGCCTGCTCGGCCGGCAGGGCTACCGGGTGCTCGTGATGGCCCAGGCGCTGGCCCTGTCGGAGGGGGCGGCCAAGCAGATCCGCGACTTCGTCAACCAGGGCGGCCTGGTCATCGCCGACGTGCTGCCGGGCCAGTACGACGCGCTGCTGCGGCCGGCGTTCGGCGGGTCGCTGCTGGCTGACCTGTTCGGGAAGCCCGGCGAGGTCAAGCACACCGGCACCGGAATGACCGTCGTGATGAATGCCTTCCCGAGCGACTATCCGCGTCGCCGCAATGAGGACGTGGGCAAGCAGGCGCGCGCGCAACTGCAGGCGTGGCTAGAGCCGCTGCACCTCGCGCCGTTGGCCCGCTTCAGTAGCGACAACGGGGACATCGCGCCGGGGGTCGAGGTGGTGACATACACCCACCGCGGCACGAGCTTCGTCGGCGTCATCAACGACACCGGCAAGCCCGTGAGCGGTCGCCTGAAGGCCGGCGGGCAGGCCTGCGTGACCGATGTGCGGACGCGCCGGTACCTGGGGGAGGTCGCGGACTGGCCGGTCACGCTGGAGCCGGGCGAGACGAAGCTGTTCGCCCTGTGTCCGTACGAGGTGACCGGCCTGATCCTCAAGCCCGAGCGGGCCGGTGTCGTCGCGGGTCAGACGTGGCAGGCGCGCGTGCAGGCCGTCCCCAGCCGGGGCCGGGCCAACGCCGCCCACAGCTTCGTGACCGAGGTCCTCGACCCGGCGGGGCAGCCGCACCCGCTCTACGCCCAGGCCCTCACCGCCGGCGGCGAGGCGGCGGCGACGCTCAGCATCCCCTTCGCCCTCAACGACGCGCCCGGTCAGTGGCGTGTGCGCGTGACAGAGACCATCAGCGGCCGAGCCGCCGACGCGGCGGTCACGGTCACGGCGCCGCCGCGCCCGTAGCGGGCAGGGCGCTCATCGGGTCAGTCATCAGGGCCTCATCGGCGACGAGGGCCTCGGTGCGCTGCGACAGGTCCGCCGTGGGATAGCCCAGCAGCGTGTTGGCCCGTTCGACGACCGCGCGCCACCTGTGCATGTCGGCACTGATCGCGGCGGCCTCGGTCGCCCCGCCCGCTCGCCCGGACGGGCTGAGCCGGACTTCGCGCAGGAACACGAACATCTCGCGGTAGGCGTTGCGCTCGTCAGGAGCCTTGTAGAGCAGGCGCGGATCGTCGCCCGCCACCGCGTAGGCCCAGCGGATGTGCTCGGCCTCGTGCACCAACGCCGCGGCGACCTTCCATGGCGGCCGCGGCTGCCCGGTGATCGGGTCGCGCGCGGTCAGGAACACCGTGCCCGACCACACCTCCGCAGCGCCCTCGCACTTGAGGGGTAGGTCGGGGCTGAGGAACGCCGGGTCCTCGACGATCACCACACGTCGCACCCAGCGGCTCACGAAGCCTGCGTACGAGCCCTCCCCCGTCTTCACTGCGCGCAGCAGCCGACGCACGGCCGGGTCTACCATACCCGGTGACAGCAGCCGCACACCTAGCACGGGTTGCTCTCTGGTCGCGTGGCGCGCCGCTGGTGGCACTGCCGCCTTGCCCAGGCCGACTGCCCGCCGCACCTCCCCCGCCGACAGCCGCGCCCGGCGCGCGGCCATGCCCAGCTCCCACAGCCGCTGCAGCACGGGCAGGACTGGAGCGTTCGCCTCCGACAGCTCCGCGAACGCGGCCGCATACGTCTTCAGGAACGCCTGGCGCTTCGGGGCGTCCGCAGCCACCGCCCCGCGATCCACGACCGCAATGAGCGCCTCGGTGGCCTGCAGTTCGTCGGGATGGAGCCACTGCCAGCGGGGCACGGCGGGCCGGGAGGGCGCCGGCTGCGTCGTCGTCGGCGGCGGAGCGGGCCGGCAACCGACCAGCAGCAACAGCACGCCCGAGGCCGGCCACAGCGGCCACCTCGGACGTGAAGGGGTGCGCACAACCCTGGCCCGGCGCACCCGCGGGCGGTTCACCGGCGATGGTTGGGTGATGGTTAGTTCAGGTCCCAGAAGTGATTGGTGTGGTCTATCGCGCCGCTCTCCTTGACCCACTTGGCGTGACCGTCCACAAAGCCGAAGTTGCCGCCGCCGTTGTGGCGCCAGTCAATGTTGTCGTCGCCGGGCGCCGGGGTTGTGGTGCACAGGGCCGCGGTGGTTGTGATCCCACAGCAGTACGGGGCGCGGACGTAGCCGCGCGTCGCGTCGGCATACCAGATGGTCTCCGCCGGCGACTGTACCTGGCCGATGGTGATCGTCGTGGCGCGGTTGCCGAGGTACTGCAGGTTGTGGCCGTACGCGTTTCCGTCAGCGCCGATGGCGGCCTTGTAGGTGGCGCTG contains:
- a CDS encoding beta-galactosidase encodes the protein MGTRPPTRLLVALLVLALGPLVQAAELQDNLYTGVSTEVVTPHLTWAKPYAGGTTRVLVIAPAWSQRETVELQQRFDFDCRAVMTETHMNLAQEAGFLAPDKVALRFDQGLAWKPDVIVIGGLNWGMLLLEHRAEILRQVQAGAGLVYVGPPKNDELAQLFSRGVEDRGVTIAAGLPWDLLTAFRERRIADVIQSGTFGQGRWVALRYQTNSTNQSLTPSLWPWPAPWEYEPYIALVGRAVLCAAKREPASVLSPPLQDAFAQADLPATLVVPVKLPADRPTRVTGSVLRVPNGPSQPLAPAAVAEGQARLSLPVLPDGRYVAHLVAADAQGRALDWGSFPFTVSAPRQGVLHLPQAAYDAGDTISGEVTLIAPLAPGQWLRVRLWDNHGRLLGEQRGVAGQELKFSFPNVRPLGTSLVRLEASVLDPRGAVRTSAATLPVRYRQRPDFHLACWEESEVDYISGLWYRRFRELGMDAIFYRGDRSNREAAARMIAEADLFGASAFAGYYPKTEQSDLGPVHNPCLHDPAYQQASREAADKSRPFALCDNLFYPSGSDAGMRGNCFSHQTLAAFRQWLQGRYKSLEELNAAWGTTFGSWGAVVPDSLDRAKARLANGVLPPTPSLQGGGFASWVEHTRFMEQSYREHLQDVTREIRSFDPPALVGEDGYGRLNSTDGADWWNLLHDWGFVNLYTYQDPPQMEIVRSLAQSCPNLKLRSLYWGSYDGQFGNQRFMRWLPWYALLHDYNGLFWWIANGKATYGSAPGIAGPDFRLTRTYATSLNEVQDIRRGLAELIQPAQRHHDGVAIFYDQTAVHAVTAYKHPSALVNAYTVFQGLLEDLGLQYDYVAGAQVEQGLLGRQGYRVLVMAQALALSEGAAKQIRDFVNQGGLVIADVLPGQYDALLRPAFGGSLLADLFGKPGEVKHTGTGMTVVMNAFPSDYPRRRNEDVGKQARAQLQAWLEPLHLAPLARFSSDNGDIAPGVEVVTYTHRGTSFVGVINDTGKPVSGRLKAGGQACVTDVRTRRYLGEVADWPVTLEPGETKLFALCPYEVTGLILKPERAGVVAGQTWQARVQAVPSRGRANAAHSFVTEVLDPAGQPHPLYAQALTAGGEAAATLSIPFALNDAPGQWRVRVTETISGRAADAAVTVTAPPRP
- a CDS encoding DUF1559 domain-containing protein, with the protein product MRYRGFTLIELLVVIAIIAILAAILFPVFAKAREKARQTSCLSNVKQIALGGVAYCQDYDERFPAHGCGWGNRADQTCYASKIYPYVKNLQIFTCPSATYKAAIGADGNAYGHNLQYLGNRATTITIGQVQSPAETIWYADATRGYVRAPYCCGITTTAALCTTTPAPGDDNIDWRHNGGGNFGFVDGHAKWVKESGAIDHTNHFWDLN